The following proteins are co-located in the Candidatus Cloacimonadota bacterium genome:
- a CDS encoding OsmC family protein: MADSVVTKWTGDLSFDSFVTGHHVKMDGAKEYGGNDTGPRPKPLLLAALAGCSGMDIVSILNKMQVKNFSFEIEAEGDSTDEHPVVYHTIRVFFKFSGNNLPQDKVVKAVRLSTEKYCGVNDMLKKAADVIVKIFINDIEVS, translated from the coding sequence ATGGCTGATTCTGTAGTAACGAAATGGACTGGTGACCTGAGTTTTGATTCTTTCGTTACTGGTCATCATGTAAAAATGGATGGAGCTAAAGAGTATGGTGGAAACGATACTGGCCCGCGTCCCAAGCCGCTTTTATTGGCTGCATTAGCCGGTTGTTCTGGGATGGACATAGTGTCGATACTAAATAAGATGCAAGTCAAGAATTTTAGCTTCGAAATAGAAGCAGAGGGAGATTCTACAGATGAGCATCCGGTTGTATATCATACGATAAGGGTTTTCTTCAAATTCTCAGGCAACAATCTGCCTCAAGATAAAGTTGTTAAGGCTGTTAGGCTTTCTACCGAAAAATATTGTGGCGTGAATGATATGCTCAAAAAGGCAGCGGATGTTATTGTAAAAATCTTTATAAACGATATC